One window from the genome of Procambarus clarkii isolate CNS0578487 chromosome 90, FALCON_Pclarkii_2.0, whole genome shotgun sequence encodes:
- the LOC123746551 gene encoding enhancer of split mbeta protein-like — translation MACELEPLSRTYQYRKVMKPMLERKRRARINKCLDELKDLMVSALQAEGESIAKLEKADVLELTVTHLKKLQRRNQLAVRPIPTDQDKFREGYSHCASEVSRCLASVQGVDVTLGTKLMTHLGISLTNYEKRAPLTIFVPQAEPSPALSSASSGYSSASELSPTPSTSSRNSSSSPSCSSSSSRSSSSSSPSPRPQGLLTIAAPSGPMWRPW, via the coding sequence ATGGCTTGTGAACTGGAGCCGCTATCCCGCACCTACCAGTACCGCAAGGTCATGAAGCCCATGCTGGAGCGCAAGCGCAGGGCGCGCATCAACAAGTGCCTCGACGAACTCAAGGACCTGATGGTCTCAGCGCTACAGGCGGAGGGCGAGTCCATCGCCAAGCTAGAGAAGGCTGACGTCTTGGAGTTGACGGTGACGCATCTCAAGAAACTTCAGCGTCGTAACCAGCTCGCCGTGCGCCCCATCCCTACAGATCAAGATAAGTTCCGGGAGGGCTACAGTCACTGCGCCTCGGAGGTGTCCCGGTGCCTGGCCTCCGTCCAGGGCGTGGACGTCACCCTCGGCACCAAGCTCATGACCCACCTCGGCATCTCCCTCACTAACTATGAGAAGAGAGCGCCCCTCACCATCTTCGTGCCTCAGGCAGAGCCTTCGCCCGCGCTCTCGTCAGCATCCAGTGGTTACTCTTCTGCCTCCGAGCTCTCCCCCACGCCATCCACCTCCAGCAGGAACAGTAGCAGTTCTCCCTcctgcagcagcagtagcagcaggagcagcagcagcagcagtccgTCTCCCCGCCCCCAGGGGCTCCTTACTATCGCCGCGCCCTCTGGTCCCATGTGGCGCCCTTGGTAA